A genomic window from Synechococcus sp. CBW1107 includes:
- a CDS encoding (Fe-S)-binding protein: MTVTQPDHPFLRTASALATDPCIHCGFCLPSCASYRVLGTEMDSPRGRIHMLKAIDRGELSLDATVAGHFDSCLGCLACVSACPSGVRYDELIAATRPRLNAPELRSPWQRSFRALLYQLLPYPARLRALLQPLRLYAGTPLQALARRSGLTRLLGPQLEAMERLLPPLQPEAFQDEAPVVVPARGRRRHRVGLVTGCVQRLFDPAVNRAATELLSANGIEVVIPPGQNCCGAMTHHQGELERTRALSQDLLDRFESVIGEGRPAGPEPLEAVLVAASGCGHTLKQLDTILAEEPDWAARGSAFAAQVADIQEFLHRVGLSPEFVAQLRPLRHNDGSPASADRPLRLAYHDACHMLHGQGLSQQPRQLLRQIPHVRIVEAVEAGVCCGSAGIYNLVQPEEAAELGRIKAADLSSSGADLAVSANIGCSLQIRQHMEATARPIPVAHPVELLMRSASGG, from the coding sequence ATGACCGTCACCCAGCCCGACCATCCCTTCCTGCGGACGGCCAGTGCGCTCGCCACCGACCCCTGCATCCACTGCGGGTTCTGCCTGCCGAGCTGCGCCAGCTACCGGGTGCTGGGCACGGAGATGGATTCGCCGCGCGGGCGGATCCACATGCTCAAGGCGATCGATCGCGGTGAACTGAGCCTCGACGCCACCGTGGCGGGCCATTTCGACAGCTGCCTCGGCTGCCTGGCCTGCGTCTCGGCCTGCCCCTCGGGAGTCCGCTACGACGAGCTGATCGCCGCCACCAGGCCCAGGCTGAATGCACCGGAGCTGCGCAGTCCCTGGCAGCGCAGTTTCCGGGCTCTGCTGTATCAGCTCCTGCCCTACCCCGCGCGCCTGCGGGCGCTGCTGCAGCCCCTGCGGCTCTACGCCGGCACTCCCCTTCAGGCGCTCGCCCGCCGCAGCGGCCTCACCCGGCTGCTCGGCCCTCAGCTGGAGGCGATGGAGCGGCTGCTGCCGCCCCTGCAGCCGGAGGCCTTCCAGGACGAGGCTCCGGTGGTCGTTCCCGCCCGGGGCCGGCGGCGCCACCGGGTGGGGCTGGTCACGGGCTGTGTGCAGCGCCTGTTCGATCCGGCGGTGAACCGTGCCGCGACCGAGCTGCTCAGCGCCAACGGCATCGAGGTGGTGATCCCACCCGGGCAGAACTGCTGTGGCGCCATGACCCATCACCAGGGGGAGCTGGAGCGGACCCGCGCCCTGAGCCAGGATCTGCTGGACCGCTTCGAGTCCGTGATCGGCGAGGGCCGGCCGGCGGGCCCAGAACCCCTGGAGGCGGTGCTGGTGGCGGCCTCCGGCTGCGGGCACACCCTCAAGCAGCTCGACACGATCCTGGCGGAGGAGCCGGACTGGGCCGCCCGGGGCAGTGCCTTCGCCGCCCAGGTGGCCGACATCCAGGAGTTCCTGCACCGGGTGGGACTGAGCCCCGAGTTCGTGGCTCAGCTCCGGCCCCTGCGCCACAACGATGGCAGTCCCGCCAGCGCCGATCGCCCGCTGCGCCTGGCCTACCACGATGCCTGTCACATGCTCCACGGCCAGGGGCTGAGCCAGCAGCCGCGGCAGCTGCTGCGCCAGATCCCCCACGTGCGGATCGTGGAGGCGGTGGAAGCGGGCGTGTGCTGCGGCAGCGCCGGCATCTACAACCTGGTGCAGCCCGAGGAAGCCGCCGAGCTGGGCCGGATCAAGGCCGCCGATCTCAGCAGCAGCGGCGCCGATCTGGCCGTGAGCGCGAACATCGGCTGCAGCCTGCAGATCCGCCAGCACATGGAGGCCACCGCTCGGCCGATCCCCGTGGCCCATCCGGTGGAGCTGCTGATGCGCAGCGCCAGCGGCGGCTGA
- a CDS encoding glycosyltransferase family 2 protein, translating into MLLPTAGFSKVIAPGGAEILVRHCLRTLLERSHYRRLEIVLIDGGELTESLLEELRFLVESQLGEKSWKHLRDGGPYDYTKRINKAAAEAHGELLLQLNDDTELLAVKGVELLIQALTKPDIGVAGALLLYPDGRVQHAGTAIDNLAPRHAWAGSRPEALPWGTLRGQRTFNAVTAAVTMCRSSLWERLGGFCDRFPINYGDVDFCLRAASLGQRTVLVPGSQWLHFESASRNLDDIPPELSVFQQIWGDCMGGPHSVDHYCSAWRMLLSSQESNKHEQI; encoded by the coding sequence GTGCTTCTCCCGACAGCCGGATTCAGCAAGGTGATCGCGCCGGGGGGGGCTGAGATTCTGGTGCGTCATTGCTTGCGAACGCTGCTGGAACGAAGCCATTATCGTCGGCTTGAAATCGTCCTGATTGATGGTGGTGAGTTAACAGAATCCTTGCTTGAGGAGCTTAGATTTTTAGTTGAGAGCCAGTTGGGAGAAAAGAGCTGGAAGCATCTTCGCGATGGCGGTCCCTATGACTACACGAAACGCATAAACAAGGCCGCTGCCGAGGCCCACGGCGAGCTCCTGCTTCAATTGAATGACGATACCGAGTTACTCGCAGTCAAAGGAGTTGAGCTGTTGATTCAGGCCTTGACAAAGCCCGATATCGGCGTTGCCGGAGCTTTGCTTCTTTATCCCGATGGGAGGGTTCAACATGCGGGTACTGCCATCGACAATCTTGCTCCTCGGCACGCCTGGGCCGGATCGCGCCCCGAGGCACTCCCTTGGGGAACCTTGCGGGGGCAACGTACATTCAATGCCGTCACTGCGGCCGTCACCATGTGCCGCAGCTCCCTGTGGGAAAGGTTGGGTGGATTCTGTGATCGCTTCCCGATTAACTATGGAGATGTCGATTTCTGCCTTAGGGCTGCTAGCCTCGGCCAGCGCACCGTTCTGGTGCCAGGCAGCCAATGGCTTCATTTTGAGTCGGCAAGCCGCAATCTGGATGATATCCCGCCGGAGCTCAGCGTCTTTCAGCAGATCTGGGGGGACTGCATGGGTGGTCCGCATAGTGTTGACCACTATTGCTCAGCCTGGAGAATGCTATTAAGTAGTCAAGAGTCAAACAAGCATGAGCAAATCTAA
- the kdsA gene encoding 3-deoxy-8-phosphooctulonate synthase: protein MSFTLIAGPCVIESRDLVMEIAERVKGITQRLGITYVFKASFDKANRSSGGSFRGPGLEEGLAVLAEVKRRFGLQVLTDIHESRQAMPVAAVADVLQIPAFLCRQTDLLLAAAEAVRGTDKTINIKKGQFLAPWDMAEVVNKMRAAGADNLWLTERGSSFGYNTLVVDFRSLPQLQALGCPVIFDATHSVQQPGGRGSSSGGQREFVAPLARAAVAVGVDGLFMEVHPDPEKALSDGPNMVPLSRLEALLEQLMAIRAPLVAQGEAPSTL from the coding sequence ATGAGCTTCACTTTGATAGCCGGCCCATGCGTGATCGAAAGCCGCGACTTGGTTATGGAGATCGCCGAACGGGTGAAGGGGATCACTCAGCGGCTGGGCATCACCTATGTGTTTAAAGCCAGCTTCGACAAGGCAAACCGCAGTTCCGGTGGTTCGTTCCGCGGCCCAGGGCTGGAGGAGGGTCTGGCTGTGCTGGCTGAGGTGAAGCGTCGATTCGGCCTGCAGGTACTCACCGACATCCATGAAAGTCGGCAGGCGATGCCGGTGGCGGCGGTGGCGGATGTGCTTCAGATTCCTGCCTTCCTCTGCCGACAGACTGACCTGCTGCTGGCGGCCGCCGAGGCCGTCCGTGGCACCGACAAGACGATCAACATCAAGAAGGGTCAGTTCTTGGCGCCCTGGGACATGGCCGAGGTGGTGAACAAGATGAGGGCCGCCGGGGCCGACAACCTCTGGTTGACGGAACGGGGATCCAGCTTCGGCTACAACACCTTGGTGGTGGATTTCCGCAGCTTGCCCCAATTGCAGGCCCTGGGCTGTCCTGTGATCTTTGATGCCACCCACTCGGTGCAGCAGCCGGGCGGTCGTGGAAGCAGCAGTGGCGGCCAGCGGGAATTTGTGGCACCGCTCGCACGGGCAGCGGTGGCGGTCGGCGTGGACGGCCTGTTCATGGAAGTGCATCCCGATCCTGAGAAGGCCCTCAGTGATGGTCCGAACATGGTGCCGCTGTCCCGCCTAGAAGCACTCCTGGAACAGTTGATGGCCATCCGGGCTCCATTGGTCGCCCAGGGTGAGGCTCCCAGCACGCTGTGA
- a CDS encoding CCA tRNA nucleotidyltransferase gives MGDSSLENAAADSLAPHSCTIAYSEPLRRLLRQVVDLAAPLRVALVGGAVRDLLLHRPHNDPRLGLPDLDLIVEESTPGVRAPAAHRVAITLRQQLGKAVSLFHLHDAFGTAELEVNGILLDIATARQEHYPEPGSHPVVQFGSLEDDLSRRDLSINAMAMVLDPRENNTAHLLDPFDGRSDLARHQLRFLHADSLRDDPTRIVRAARYGARLGMDLSKASLIQVHTTLADWPWQIKSRGSLPGLGTRLRSELELLLGREPWEKALMLLQQWGSLVLLDPGLQHDRHWLRRLRRAQRLAARLERPPWPQEEWLLLALLARLDDPLTLAKRLQLAGRCHRLLTELLRLRGWVCQTATEPEWSPSRLSQALERQGFSPEGVTLLLAAYSGLEFPPRLRRGLLRWLLHWRTLRAEPTADDLIAAGERPGPGLGMRLRQLRAERLDRQRW, from the coding sequence ATGGGCGACTCTTCGTTGGAAAATGCCGCCGCTGACTCCCTGGCCCCCCACAGTTGCACGATTGCTTACAGCGAACCACTTCGTCGCCTGCTGCGCCAAGTGGTGGACCTGGCGGCCCCCCTGCGGGTGGCACTTGTGGGGGGAGCGGTACGCGACTTGCTACTGCACCGACCCCACAATGATCCCCGACTCGGCTTGCCCGATCTGGATCTGATAGTGGAGGAGAGCACGCCGGGAGTGCGGGCGCCAGCTGCCCATCGCGTCGCCATCACACTTAGGCAGCAGCTGGGGAAGGCGGTGAGCCTGTTTCATCTGCACGACGCCTTCGGCACCGCCGAGCTCGAAGTCAACGGCATCCTGCTGGATATCGCCACTGCCCGCCAGGAACATTACCCGGAACCTGGCAGCCATCCTGTGGTGCAGTTCGGGTCGCTCGAGGACGATCTATCCCGCCGGGATCTGTCGATCAATGCAATGGCCATGGTGCTGGATCCCCGGGAGAACAACACAGCCCATCTACTCGATCCCTTCGATGGCCGAAGCGATCTCGCCAGGCATCAGCTGCGCTTCCTGCATGCAGACAGCCTGCGGGACGATCCAACCAGGATCGTGCGAGCCGCTCGCTACGGTGCTCGGCTCGGCATGGATTTGAGCAAAGCCAGTTTGATTCAGGTGCACACCACCCTTGCGGACTGGCCCTGGCAGATCAAGTCCCGTGGGTCCTTGCCGGGGCTCGGGACGCGTCTGCGCAGCGAACTTGAGCTTCTGCTGGGCCGGGAGCCCTGGGAGAAGGCTCTGATGCTTCTGCAGCAATGGGGCTCGCTGGTGCTTCTCGACCCCGGGCTGCAACACGATCGGCACTGGCTGCGACGGCTCCGACGAGCTCAGCGCCTGGCCGCTCGCCTCGAACGACCGCCATGGCCCCAGGAGGAGTGGTTGCTGCTCGCCCTGCTGGCCCGCCTCGACGACCCCCTGACACTCGCCAAGAGGCTGCAGTTGGCTGGACGCTGTCATCGCCTGCTCACTGAGCTGCTACGGCTGCGGGGGTGGGTGTGCCAGACAGCAACCGAGCCGGAGTGGAGCCCCTCAAGGCTGAGCCAGGCCCTCGAACGACAGGGATTCAGCCCGGAGGGGGTCACTCTCCTGCTGGCGGCCTACTCGGGTTTGGAGTTCCCACCTCGCTTGCGGCGGGGACTGCTGCGCTGGCTGTTGCACTGGAGGACGCTCCGGGCCGAACCGACCGCTGACGACCTGATCGCTGCCGGGGAGCGGCCTGGTCCAGGACTCGGTATGCGCCTCAGGCAGCTAAGGGCCGAGCGACTGGATAGGCAACGCTGGTGA
- a CDS encoding glycosyltransferase, with the protein MRPLRFLLPGTAGKYRCGGLQVELQTIRLTAGLRPTELVTYRQREAGRPFLDDLLRDESAPGMALWIVSWGFDVPRLLRRLRGRPVAYHAHSSGYGFDLPQGVPVLAVSRNTLGYWGDRAPRNPLFLVPNALQPQWRDQGLEREIDVLVQARKTSAYVLHQLVPVLRGRGLSVRVQQGWVDDLVGLFNQAKVYIYDSADYWRGRGVSEGFGLPPLEAMACGCVVFSSFNHALADLLDPGLVGHQIGCGTMASDLERIEAAVADPSSWRADPAQLTSRLSESSEANLQERWQRALVAIDGHWDRLQRSHSPGDSSPVSEALRSPRLWQLRWRQRLGRVRRRLLT; encoded by the coding sequence GTGCGACCGCTCCGATTTCTGCTGCCCGGAACCGCTGGGAAGTACCGCTGCGGGGGTCTGCAGGTTGAGCTCCAGACGATCAGGCTCACAGCCGGGCTTAGGCCCACCGAACTGGTGACATACCGTCAACGGGAAGCCGGTCGTCCATTTCTGGACGATCTGTTGCGTGATGAATCGGCTCCGGGAATGGCTCTTTGGATCGTCAGCTGGGGCTTTGATGTTCCTCGCCTCCTGCGACGCCTGCGGGGTCGGCCCGTCGCTTATCACGCCCACAGCAGCGGTTATGGCTTTGATCTCCCCCAAGGGGTGCCGGTGCTGGCCGTGAGCCGCAACACATTGGGCTACTGGGGAGACCGGGCCCCCCGAAACCCCCTGTTCCTGGTGCCCAATGCCCTGCAGCCCCAGTGGAGGGATCAGGGACTGGAACGTGAAATCGATGTCTTGGTGCAGGCACGGAAAACCAGTGCCTATGTCCTGCACCAGCTGGTGCCCGTGCTGCGAGGACGGGGCCTGAGTGTGCGGGTGCAGCAGGGCTGGGTCGATGACCTGGTGGGCCTTTTCAATCAAGCCAAGGTTTACATTTACGACTCTGCCGATTACTGGCGGGGTCGTGGCGTGAGCGAAGGCTTTGGTCTGCCCCCCCTTGAGGCCATGGCATGCGGTTGCGTGGTGTTCAGCAGTTTCAATCACGCCTTGGCCGATCTGCTCGATCCCGGGTTGGTGGGCCACCAGATCGGCTGCGGCACTATGGCATCCGATCTAGAGCGAATTGAAGCGGCGGTGGCCGATCCGTCCTCTTGGCGTGCCGACCCCGCCCAACTGACCTCCCGGCTGTCCGAGAGCTCCGAAGCCAACCTGCAGGAGCGCTGGCAGAGAGCCCTGGTGGCGATTGATGGCCACTGGGATCGGCTGCAGAGGAGCCACAGCCCAGGCGACAGCTCTCCAGTTTCGGAGGCGCTGAGGTCTCCCCGGCTCTGGCAGTTGCGCTGGCGACAACGACTGGGGCGCGTGAGACGCCGGCTGCTGACCTGA
- a CDS encoding NADP-dependent isocitrate dehydrogenase → MASTPAPAYDQLTAPSSGTAIRFENGLPVVPSDPIIPFIRGDGTGVDIWPATQRVLDAAVARAYGGERRIEWFKVYAGDEACDLYGTYQYLPQDTLTAIEQYGVAIKGPLTTPIGGGIRSLNVALRQIFDLYCCVRPCRYYTGTPSPHKRPEDLDVVVYRENTEDIYMGIEWEATDPVCVDLIAHLNDVVIPANGKLGQRRIPEGSGIGIKPVSKAGTQRHVRKAIQHAMKLDGAKRHVTLVHKGNIMKFTEGAFRDWGYELATSEFRDVCVTERESWILDNLDRNHGLSVEDNARLIEPGYDSLTPEKKAAVDREVKEVLAAIGESHGYGKWKSMVLIDDRIADSIFQQIQTRPQEYSVLCTLNLNGDYISDAAAAVVGGLGMAPGANIGDHAAIFEATHGTAPKHAGLDRINPGSVILSGVMMLEFMGWQEAADLITRGISAAIVNGQVTYDLARLMEPRVEPVSCSGFAEAVIGHFDL, encoded by the coding sequence ATGGCGTCCACCCCAGCTCCCGCCTACGACCAGCTGACCGCCCCCAGCAGCGGCACAGCCATCCGCTTCGAGAACGGGTTGCCGGTGGTGCCGTCGGATCCGATCATTCCCTTCATCCGCGGCGACGGCACGGGCGTGGACATCTGGCCCGCCACCCAGCGGGTGCTGGACGCGGCGGTGGCCAGGGCCTACGGCGGCGAGCGCCGCATCGAGTGGTTCAAGGTCTACGCCGGAGATGAGGCCTGCGATCTCTACGGCACCTATCAGTACCTGCCCCAGGACACCCTGACCGCCATCGAGCAGTACGGCGTGGCGATCAAGGGGCCGCTGACCACGCCGATCGGCGGAGGGATCCGTTCGCTCAACGTGGCCCTGCGCCAGATCTTCGACCTCTACTGCTGTGTGCGCCCCTGCCGCTACTACACCGGTACCCCCAGCCCCCACAAGCGTCCCGAGGACCTCGACGTGGTGGTCTACCGGGAGAACACCGAAGACATCTACATGGGGATCGAGTGGGAGGCCACCGATCCGGTGTGCGTCGACCTGATCGCCCACCTCAACGACGTGGTGATCCCCGCCAACGGCAAGCTGGGCCAGCGCCGCATCCCCGAGGGCTCCGGCATCGGCATCAAGCCGGTGAGCAAAGCCGGCACCCAGCGCCACGTCCGCAAGGCGATCCAGCACGCCATGAAGCTCGATGGCGCCAAGCGCCACGTGACCCTGGTGCACAAGGGCAACATCATGAAATTCACGGAGGGGGCCTTCCGAGACTGGGGCTATGAGCTGGCCACCAGCGAATTCCGCGATGTCTGTGTGACCGAGCGGGAGAGCTGGATCCTCGACAACCTCGACCGCAATCACGGCCTCAGCGTCGAAGACAACGCCCGCCTGATCGAGCCCGGCTACGACAGCCTCACGCCCGAGAAAAAGGCGGCTGTGGACCGGGAGGTGAAGGAGGTGCTGGCCGCCATCGGTGAGAGCCACGGTTACGGCAAGTGGAAATCGATGGTGCTGATCGACGACCGCATCGCCGACAGCATCTTCCAGCAGATCCAGACCCGCCCCCAGGAGTATTCGGTGCTCTGCACCCTCAATCTCAACGGCGACTACATCTCCGATGCCGCCGCCGCCGTGGTGGGCGGCCTGGGCATGGCGCCGGGAGCCAACATCGGCGATCACGCGGCGATCTTCGAAGCCACCCATGGCACCGCGCCCAAGCATGCGGGCCTCGACCGGATCAACCCGGGATCGGTGATCCTCTCGGGCGTGATGATGCTCGAGTTCATGGGCTGGCAGGAAGCTGCCGATCTGATCACCCGCGGCATCAGCGCCGCGATCGTCAATGGCCAGGTGACCTACGACCTCGCCAGACTGATGGAACCCCGGGTCGAGCCTGTGAGCTGCTCCGGCTTCGCCGAGGCGGTGATCGGCCACTTCGATCTCTGA
- a CDS encoding glycosyltransferase — protein sequence MEPPSSFAAHPSPLTRSSWDGPAPIPIFIGYDPRERAAANVLIDSLYQHSSAPLAITLLVTPQLERQGLYRRKRDPKQSTAFSFTRFLVPHLMDNQGWAVFMDCDMLCRGDIAELWAERNDDYALMCVQHQHVPAETVKFLGEVQSAYPKKNWSSLMLLNCGRCRALTPEYVNSASGLELHRFHWLAGDHEIGALPDRWNHLVGVQPAPMAGVDEGGPILLHWTLGGPWFREQRTMGGHLAAEWFSARDEAMQLWG from the coding sequence ATGGAACCACCCTCCTCATTTGCCGCCCATCCCAGCCCGTTGACGCGATCGAGCTGGGATGGTCCGGCCCCGATCCCGATATTCATCGGCTACGACCCGCGTGAGCGGGCCGCCGCCAACGTGTTGATCGATAGCCTCTACCAGCACAGCAGCGCACCGCTGGCGATCACCCTCTTGGTGACTCCCCAGCTGGAGCGCCAGGGTCTCTACCGCCGGAAGCGAGATCCGAAGCAAAGCACGGCCTTCTCCTTCACCCGCTTCCTGGTGCCCCATCTGATGGACAATCAGGGTTGGGCCGTCTTCATGGACTGCGACATGCTTTGCCGCGGAGATATCGCCGAGCTTTGGGCCGAGCGCAATGACGACTACGCTCTAATGTGCGTGCAGCATCAGCACGTGCCAGCGGAAACCGTGAAATTCCTGGGTGAGGTGCAGAGTGCTTACCCGAAGAAGAACTGGAGCTCCCTGATGCTGCTCAACTGCGGCCGCTGTCGGGCGCTCACTCCCGAGTACGTGAACAGCGCCAGCGGCCTGGAGCTGCATCGCTTCCACTGGCTGGCCGGTGACCATGAGATCGGTGCCCTCCCCGACCGTTGGAACCATCTGGTAGGTGTGCAGCCCGCCCCAATGGCCGGCGTGGACGAAGGAGGTCCAATCCTGCTGCACTGGACCCTGGGGGGGCCCTGGTTCCGGGAGCAGCGCACCATGGGCGGACACTTGGCGGCCGAATGGTTCTCGGCGCGGGATGAAGCCATGCAGCTCTGGGGATGA
- a CDS encoding heme oxygenase (biliverdin-producing), translating into MSVDLAFQLREGTKKAHTMAENTGFVTCFLKGVVDKISYRKLVADLYFVYSAMEEEIGKLKTHPVVGPIASDALNRRAALEADLSFYFGSDWRQQVSPTPGAEAYLARIHQVAAESPELLVGHHYTRYIGDLSGGQILKNIAQKAMNLGDHDGLRFYEFDAIPDEKAFKANYRASLDQLPIDQAMADRIVAEANHAFHLNMVMFQELEGNLVAAIGKVLFGFLTRRQRTGSTEAVAA; encoded by the coding sequence ATGTCTGTCGACCTGGCGTTCCAATTGCGCGAAGGCACCAAGAAAGCGCACACGATGGCCGAGAACACCGGCTTCGTGACCTGCTTCCTCAAGGGAGTGGTCGACAAGATCAGCTACCGCAAGCTGGTGGCCGACCTCTATTTCGTCTACAGCGCGATGGAGGAGGAGATCGGCAAGCTCAAGACCCACCCCGTCGTCGGTCCGATCGCCAGCGACGCCCTCAACCGCCGCGCAGCCCTGGAGGCCGACCTGTCCTTCTACTTCGGCTCCGACTGGCGTCAGCAGGTGTCCCCCACCCCAGGCGCCGAGGCCTACCTGGCCCGCATCCACCAGGTGGCGGCCGAATCTCCCGAGCTGCTGGTGGGTCATCACTACACCCGCTACATCGGTGATCTCTCCGGCGGTCAGATCCTCAAGAACATCGCCCAGAAGGCCATGAATCTGGGTGACCACGATGGTCTTCGCTTCTACGAATTCGACGCCATTCCCGACGAGAAGGCCTTCAAGGCGAACTACCGCGCCAGTCTGGATCAGCTGCCGATCGATCAGGCCATGGCCGATCGCATCGTGGCGGAGGCCAATCATGCCTTCCACCTGAATATGGTCATGTTCCAGGAGCTGGAAGGCAATCTGGTGGCGGCCATCGGCAAGGTGCTCTTCGGCTTCCTCACCCGCCGTCAGCGCACCGGCAGCACCGAAGCCGTCGCGGCCTGA
- a CDS encoding four-carbon acid sugar kinase family protein produces the protein MAPWPSPASAGLKIIVLDDDPTGSQSVHGCPLLLRWDPATLTQALNDPSPLLFLLSDTRSLEPRQAARRVDDICRALRAVLGEAPGDAPGSGGPGSWLMVSRGDSTLRGHFPLEIDRIAAELGPFDATLLVPAFLEGGRTTVEGVHLLHGEPVHRSAFAADARFGYPTSHLPAWVEHKSGGQRRAEAVQRITLAELEPEGHQALVERLLALRGNPVVVVDAQRPGQLEALARAIRVVLPLRRLLVQSAASLLQALAALPPQPLPPAGLARLRRGTAPGAVLVGSHVPLSDQQLQHLLAEPACAGVELPVDRVLEALRQLRPAPGSLPFPLASAEMESVAAEALQPLQAELLEPLRRAWSAGRTPVLFTSRGERSCRDIQERQQLSLALAGLMARIAVRLPPELAYLISKGGTTSQTLLRDGLALAAVRLEGQLLPGLSLLRLPADHPRFPQLPLLTFPGNLGAADTLHQAWRLMEPEGGRL, from the coding sequence ATGGCTCCATGGCCTTCCCCCGCGTCCGCCGGCTTGAAGATCATCGTCCTGGATGACGACCCCACCGGATCCCAGTCCGTGCATGGCTGTCCGCTGCTACTGCGCTGGGATCCGGCCACCCTGACGCAGGCCCTGAACGACCCATCCCCCCTGCTGTTTCTGCTCAGTGACACCCGCTCGCTCGAGCCCCGGCAGGCGGCCAGGCGGGTGGACGACATCTGCCGGGCCCTGCGGGCGGTCCTGGGGGAGGCCCCCGGCGACGCCCCTGGCAGCGGTGGTCCGGGGTCCTGGCTGATGGTGAGCCGTGGGGATTCCACCCTGCGCGGCCATTTCCCCCTGGAGATCGATCGGATCGCGGCGGAACTCGGCCCCTTCGATGCCACCTTGCTGGTGCCGGCCTTTCTGGAGGGAGGGCGCACCACGGTGGAGGGGGTTCACCTGCTCCATGGCGAGCCGGTGCACCGCTCGGCCTTCGCCGCCGATGCACGCTTCGGCTACCCCACCAGCCATCTGCCCGCCTGGGTGGAGCACAAGAGCGGTGGTCAGCGCCGGGCCGAGGCGGTGCAGCGGATCACCCTGGCGGAGCTGGAGCCGGAAGGCCACCAGGCCCTGGTGGAGCGGTTGCTGGCCCTGCGCGGCAACCCCGTCGTGGTGGTGGATGCTCAGCGGCCCGGGCAGCTCGAGGCCCTGGCACGGGCGATCCGGGTGGTGCTGCCGCTCAGGCGGCTGCTCGTCCAGTCGGCGGCCAGCCTGCTACAGGCTCTGGCCGCCCTGCCGCCCCAGCCCCTGCCACCCGCGGGGCTGGCCCGGCTGCGCCGCGGCACGGCCCCGGGCGCGGTCCTGGTGGGCTCCCATGTTCCCCTGAGCGATCAGCAACTGCAGCACCTGCTGGCCGAGCCCGCCTGTGCCGGTGTGGAGCTGCCGGTGGATCGCGTGCTGGAGGCGCTGCGTCAGCTGCGGCCTGCGCCCGGGAGCCTGCCGTTCCCGTTGGCCTCTGCTGAGATGGAGTCCGTGGCCGCCGAGGCCCTCCAACCGCTCCAGGCCGAGCTGCTGGAGCCGTTACGGCGCGCCTGGAGCGCCGGCCGCACGCCGGTTCTGTTCACCAGCCGGGGGGAGAGGTCCTGCCGCGACATTCAGGAACGTCAGCAGCTGTCTCTGGCGCTCGCGGGCCTGATGGCCCGGATCGCCGTCCGGCTGCCACCGGAGCTGGCCTATCTGATCAGCAAGGGCGGCACCACCAGCCAGACGCTCCTGCGGGATGGCCTCGCCCTGGCCGCGGTGAGGCTGGAGGGTCAGCTGCTGCCGGGCCTCTCGCTGCTGCGCCTGCCGGCCGACCACCCCCGCTTCCCGCAGCTGCCCCTGCTCACCTTCCCCGGCAATCTCGGGGCGGCGGACACCCTCCACCAGGCCTGGCGGTTGATGGAGCCGGAGGGGGGCAGACTCTGA
- a CDS encoding KdsC family phosphatase codes for MLDVDGVLTDGGLWTNERGEVIKRFDVRDGLGIRLLQQAGIEVALLSGGKGGATEQRASSLQIRHCLTSVKDKPAALVELQRSLGVTPAQTAYFGDDLNDLAVRSVVGLLFCPADAVVPLKRQADWVLARAGGDGAVRLLAEAILRARGLWQPLAKRGWRDGNS; via the coding sequence GTGCTCGATGTCGATGGGGTGCTCACCGATGGCGGGCTGTGGACCAATGAGAGGGGTGAAGTGATCAAGCGCTTCGATGTGCGTGACGGTCTGGGGATCCGTCTGCTCCAGCAGGCGGGAATTGAGGTCGCCCTGCTCAGTGGTGGTAAGGGTGGCGCCACCGAACAGCGTGCCAGTTCCTTGCAGATCCGCCACTGCCTCACCTCTGTCAAAGACAAGCCAGCGGCTCTAGTCGAGCTGCAGCGCTCTCTGGGGGTCACCCCTGCCCAAACCGCCTATTTCGGGGATGATCTCAACGATCTGGCCGTGCGGTCTGTGGTGGGTTTGCTGTTCTGCCCTGCTGATGCGGTAGTACCCCTGAAGCGCCAGGCTGACTGGGTGCTGGCACGAGCTGGCGGCGATGGGGCCGTGCGTCTGCTGGCGGAAGCGATTCTTCGTGCACGCGGCCTATGGCAGCCGTTGGCGAAACGGGGATGGCGGGATGGCAATAGCTGA